The Primulina tabacum isolate GXHZ01 chromosome 16, ASM2559414v2, whole genome shotgun sequence genome window below encodes:
- the LOC142528987 gene encoding protein GL2-INTERACTING REPRESSOR 1-like, whose protein sequence is MNPRNGPQLDLKLNLSPPRMISNHIVESPSRSSSGTVSPTSPQSSCVSSEPNQADYCSIRQSTSPEATPMVLVGCPRCLMYVMLSEYDPRCPKCKSSVLLDVLHDNYTRKTKKS, encoded by the coding sequence ATGAATCCAAGAAACGGACCACAACTTGACCTCAAGTTGAATTTGTCACCACCAAGGATGATCAGCAATCATATAGTGGAGTCCCCGAGCCGATCATCATCGGGTACCGTGTCGCCAACGTCCCCTCAGAGCTCGTGTGTATCGTCCGAGCCGAATCAAGCCGACTACTGTTCCATCCGACAGTCGACGAGCCCTGAGGCGACACCCATGGTGCTCGTGGGGTGCCCCAGATGTCTGATGTATGTGATGCTATCTGAGTATGATCCACGATGCCCGAAATGTAAAAGCTCTGTACTGCTTGATGTCCTCCATGATAATTACACCAGGAAGACGAAGAAGAGttaa
- the LOC142529079 gene encoding transcription repressor OFP15-like: protein MGKKMKLPFLFKAAASPSPSPSAATSWQWPACVNNPKTLSFRANQNEDIYKTMNSAYLEFTESIPDYSEGSFSYEGDNIDPSALIRGLRSSDRLFFEPGETNSILEEARTHDFPYKETVSILAMDSRDPFSDFRASMEEMVEAHGLKDWECLEELLTWYLRVNGRSNHGYVIEAFVDLLLHLSLVAPDSSKTAIDEPACSSSSNTTLNSLTSPLSFSSSTYSSICSPCLSSLENEVEIVVEKVVGCSSSSSSSSHINASSSSSSSVV from the coding sequence ATGGGCAAGAAAATGAAGCTCCCATTTCTTTTCAAGGCCGCCGCTTCCCCATCTCCCTCCCCCTCCGCCGCCACTTCTTGGCAGTGGCCAGCTTGCGTCAACAACCCCAAAACCCTCTCTTTCAGAGCGAACCAAAACGAAGACATATACAAAACCATGAATTCCGCATATCTTGAATTTACGGAAAGTATTCCAGATTATTCTGAAGGAAGTTTCTCCTATGAGGGGGATAACATCGATCCATCTGCGCTGATTCGAGGGCTGAGATCGTCCGACAGGCTGTTCTTCGAGCCTGGAGAGACGAACTCCATCCTGGAAGAAGCAAGAACCCATGATTTTCCATACAAGGAAACCGTCTCCATCTTGGCTATGGATTCCAGGGACCCATTCTCGGATTTCAGGGCTTCTATGGAGGAAATGGTGGAGGCTCACGGGTTAAAGGACTGGGAATGTCTGGAGGAGCTTCTGACTTGGTACCTTCGTGTTAATGGCCGAAGTAACCATGGATATGTCATTGAAGCTTTTGTAGATTTGTTGTTGCACCTTTCTTTAGTTGCACCTGATTCTTCCAAAACCGCCATTGATGAGCCAGCTTGCTCTTCGTCTTCGAATACCACGCTGAATTCTTTGACTTCTCCTCTATCTTTTTCTTCGTCCACTTATTCCTCAATCTGCAGCCCTTGTTTATCTTCCCTAGAGAATGAAGTTGAAATAGTCGTGGAGAAAGTTGTTGGCTGTTCTTCTTCATCGTCATCTTCTTCACATATTaatgcttcttcttcttcttcttcttcagttgtttaa
- the LOC142528800 gene encoding uncharacterized protein LOC142528800 — protein MSSTKKRYINLNKVAVNLGCSGSCRRPRLSAVFHPRPRRIRAKQYSSGNHQDSSSSSFDTTTSISFSDTDSELKISLRSVQGFGRIGDQCVALEKVSDDPYLDFRHSMLQMILEEEIYSKDELKELLCCFLQLNSPYYHGIIVRAFTEIWNGVYSASVAGAHGMRRMPRDF, from the coding sequence AtgtcaagcaccaagaaaagaTACATTAATCTAAACAAAGTTGCTGTGAACTTAGGATGTAGCGGCAGCTGCCGAAGGCCAAGATTATCTGCCGTCTTCCACCCAAGGCCAAGGCGGATCAGAGCAAAACAGTACTCCTCCGGCAACCACCAGGACTCGTCCTCTAGTTCATTTGACACCACCACGAGTATCAGCTTCTCCGACACAGACTCCGAACTCAAGATCAGCCTGAGGTCTGTACAGGGCTTCGGAAGGATCGGCGACCAGTGCGTGGCGCTGGAGAAAGTTTCCGACGATCCATATCTTGATTTCCGGCACTCGATGCTGCAGATGATTCTGGAGGAGGAGATATACTCGAAAGATGAACTCAAAGAACTGCTCTGCTGTTTCTTGCAGCTGAATTCTCCGTACTATCACGGGATTATCGTGAGGGCTTTCACAGAAATCTGGAACGGGGTGTACTCTGCATCCGTCGCAGGCGCGCATGGGATGCGGAGGATGCCACGTGACTTTTAG